A single Anatilimnocola floriformis DNA region contains:
- a CDS encoding sensor histidine kinase has translation MVKSLRVRLQLWYALIVVAALCTFAAIVYGRAHREMQIRVEEQLTGAVTYFDAVLRTFPPALLERASAETENESDRLPPDHLLHGLEFRGSLSRELELHPRDRPFYVVWRRDGSLLVASDSETEQRFSDYEPPPFGEHVSFEHHRGEAFALLRGPLGTQIMVGKPVNHEFARLHGFAAHMGFVGSGILLIALVGGWFVSSRMVKPIAAISATAARLSAKNLGERIETKNLATELQPLGNVLNESLERLQQSFTQLTQFTADASHELRTPLAVLQSQLELAAARPRSVEEYQATLAKCLRATERMRSLVDGLLMLARADAGRLELTKHRLNLNLVAEEAVEQVRALGEQAGVAIVRDLPQEAVFAHGDVSLLTRVAANLLANAVQHSVRDSSVEISVRTKIDKATGQEVAVLTVADHGCGIPLEKQGQVFERFFRADPSRNRASGGNGLGLSICRSLVAAHGGKISFASTPGQQTEFTVQLPTC, from the coding sequence ATGGTTAAATCGCTGCGAGTTCGCCTGCAATTGTGGTACGCGCTGATTGTTGTCGCGGCCCTCTGCACCTTTGCCGCCATCGTCTACGGCCGGGCACATCGTGAGATGCAGATTCGCGTCGAGGAACAATTGACCGGCGCGGTCACTTATTTCGACGCGGTGTTGAGAACCTTTCCGCCGGCGCTGCTCGAGCGGGCTTCGGCGGAGACGGAAAATGAATCCGATCGCCTGCCCCCCGATCACTTGCTGCACGGCTTGGAGTTTCGCGGCAGTTTGTCGCGCGAACTGGAATTGCACCCGCGCGATCGGCCGTTCTATGTCGTCTGGCGGCGCGACGGCAGCCTGCTGGTCGCCAGCGATAGCGAAACGGAACAGCGTTTTTCAGATTATGAGCCGCCGCCGTTCGGTGAGCACGTCAGCTTCGAACATCATCGCGGCGAAGCCTTTGCTTTGCTCCGCGGGCCGCTCGGCACGCAGATCATGGTCGGCAAACCGGTGAACCACGAATTTGCCCGGCTGCATGGTTTTGCGGCGCACATGGGTTTTGTCGGCAGCGGAATATTGCTGATCGCACTCGTCGGCGGCTGGTTCGTTTCGTCGCGCATGGTCAAACCGATTGCGGCGATCTCGGCGACAGCGGCCCGGTTATCGGCCAAGAATCTCGGCGAACGCATCGAGACGAAAAATCTCGCCACAGAACTGCAACCGCTCGGCAATGTGCTCAATGAGTCGCTCGAGCGTTTGCAGCAAAGCTTTACTCAGCTCACGCAATTCACGGCCGATGCTTCGCATGAACTGCGCACGCCGCTCGCGGTGTTGCAATCGCAACTGGAACTGGCCGCGGCTCGGCCGCGGAGCGTGGAGGAATATCAAGCGACGTTGGCCAAGTGCTTGCGAGCCACCGAGCGGATGCGCTCACTCGTCGATGGCTTGCTGATGCTCGCCCGCGCCGATGCCGGGCGATTGGAACTGACCAAGCATCGCTTGAATTTGAATCTGGTCGCCGAGGAAGCCGTGGAGCAAGTTCGCGCTCTGGGCGAGCAGGCGGGCGTGGCGATCGTTCGCGACCTGCCGCAGGAAGCCGTCTTCGCCCACGGCGATGTTTCGCTGCTCACACGCGTGGCTGCCAACTTGCTCGCGAACGCGGTGCAACATTCGGTTCGCGATTCGTCGGTCGAAATCTCTGTCCGCACCAAGATCGACAAAGCAACCGGCCAGGAAGTCGCCGTTCTCACGGTCGCCGATCATGGCTGCGGCATTCCCTTGGAAAAACAAGGTCAGGTCTTCGAACGCTTCTTCCGCGCCGATCCTTCGCGCAACCGGGCCTCGGGCGGCAACGGCTTGGGGCTGTCGATTTGTCGCAGTCTGGTCGCTGCACACGGAGGGAAGATCAGCTTTGCCAGCACGCCCGGACAGCAAACCGAGTTCACGGTACAGCTGCCGACTTGTTAA
- a CDS encoding response regulator transcription factor: MRLLVIEDEPDLLAAVAQTLREEGYAVDEADDGEMGLFKAESWDYDAIVLDIMLPKIDGWEVLTRLRKSRSTPVLILTARDGVPDRIRGLDQGADDYLIKPFSLAELLARLRALIRRSAGQASSQIVIGEFTFDSLARTVHRGSELVPLTAREFALFELFAMNPGQVVTRTQIYEHLFDENDDSLSNLIDVHVSNLRRKLGKETIVTRRGQGYLLNG; the protein is encoded by the coding sequence ATGCGGCTGCTGGTCATCGAAGACGAACCCGATTTGCTCGCCGCCGTCGCTCAAACGTTGCGTGAAGAGGGCTACGCTGTCGACGAAGCCGACGACGGCGAAATGGGACTCTTTAAAGCCGAGAGTTGGGACTACGACGCCATTGTTCTCGACATCATGTTGCCGAAGATCGATGGCTGGGAAGTGCTTACCCGGCTACGGAAGTCGCGCAGCACGCCGGTGCTGATTCTCACCGCCCGCGATGGAGTGCCCGATCGCATCCGCGGCCTCGATCAAGGCGCCGACGATTATCTGATCAAGCCGTTCTCGCTGGCGGAACTGCTCGCACGGTTGCGGGCCTTGATTCGCCGCAGCGCGGGGCAGGCCAGTTCGCAAATCGTTATTGGCGAGTTCACGTTCGATTCTTTGGCTCGCACGGTGCATCGCGGCAGTGAACTAGTGCCGCTGACGGCGCGGGAGTTTGCCCTGTTCGAGCTATTCGCGATGAACCCCGGCCAGGTCGTGACTCGTACACAAATCTACGAACATCTGTTCGACGAAAATGACGACAGCCTGTCGAACCTGATCGATGTGCATGTTTCGAATTTGCGTCGCAAACTCGGCAAGGAAACCATTGTGACCCGCCGCGGGCAAGGTTACCTGCTGAATGGTTAA
- a CDS encoding DUF2237 family protein produces MAGAKNVLGGTLEPCCMSPRTGFFRNGKCETGPDDFGLHLVCAQMTEDFLEFSFDAGNDLSTPNPDYDFPGLTPEHRWCLCVERWKEALEAGMAPPVVLAATHISALEFVDLEDLIKHAVDAPK; encoded by the coding sequence ATGGCGGGCGCAAAAAATGTTCTCGGCGGCACCTTGGAACCTTGCTGCATGTCGCCGCGCACCGGCTTCTTCCGCAACGGCAAGTGCGAAACGGGCCCCGATGACTTCGGGCTGCACTTGGTCTGTGCCCAAATGACCGAGGACTTCCTGGAGTTTTCGTTCGACGCCGGCAACGATCTTTCGACGCCGAATCCCGACTATGATTTTCCCGGCCTGACGCCCGAACATCGCTGGTGCCTCTGCGTCGAACGCTGGAAAGAAGCCCTGGAAGCAGGCATGGCTCCGCCGGTGGTGCTCGCCGCGACGCACATCTCGGCGCTGGAATTTGTCGACCTGGAAGACCTGATCAAGCACGCGGTCGATGCCCCCAAGTAA
- a CDS encoding ankyrin repeat domain-containing protein — protein MAKARKKKLPKDFEKLLKTAKLPKLQAVFDDCLIDARGGYSEQTALMMRECSDELARWLVAQGADINAKCRFGRTALHERAFWPQASVKVLIELGCDVNAKSTNGTPLHIAAERGNIDAAKLLLKAGAKIDVKNDYGDTPLEHALQRCQNVNIEEMVPIAQLLLKAGAKKSSKTKTRVEEIGKTFEAYRSNFNPKSLAATDQALRKLYKLFEATPAPTRVKYDGRSPIVAKAKLWNKAHEELWELLVPANGAASTVQGEVIRISGRISGELYRNGGANWDREYRKMANYFLKLMATGKALSDEQIEACRAVIAELPGLDDANLLAEMAVAWVKLNPQPVRLGKVTYAR, from the coding sequence ATGGCCAAAGCCCGCAAGAAAAAGTTGCCGAAGGATTTCGAGAAGCTGCTCAAAACGGCCAAGCTGCCGAAGTTGCAGGCCGTGTTCGACGACTGCTTGATCGATGCCCGTGGCGGCTACAGCGAGCAGACCGCGCTGATGATGCGGGAGTGTTCCGATGAGTTGGCACGCTGGCTCGTCGCGCAAGGCGCCGATATCAATGCCAAATGTCGGTTTGGCAGAACCGCCCTGCATGAGCGCGCATTCTGGCCGCAGGCGAGTGTGAAAGTACTGATCGAACTCGGCTGCGACGTCAACGCGAAGTCGACAAACGGCACACCGCTGCATATCGCCGCCGAACGCGGCAACATCGACGCTGCGAAGCTCTTGCTCAAAGCCGGCGCCAAGATCGATGTGAAGAACGATTATGGCGACACACCACTCGAACATGCCTTGCAGCGCTGTCAGAACGTCAATATCGAAGAGATGGTTCCCATCGCTCAGCTGCTGCTCAAAGCGGGAGCGAAGAAGAGTAGCAAAACCAAGACGCGTGTCGAAGAGATCGGCAAAACCTTCGAAGCATACCGCAGCAACTTCAATCCGAAATCGCTGGCCGCCACCGATCAAGCGCTGCGAAAACTGTACAAGCTTTTCGAAGCAACGCCGGCGCCGACACGCGTTAAGTACGACGGTCGGTCGCCGATCGTGGCGAAAGCGAAGCTCTGGAACAAGGCTCACGAAGAGCTGTGGGAACTGCTGGTTCCTGCCAACGGCGCAGCGAGCACCGTGCAGGGCGAAGTGATCCGCATTTCGGGACGGATCTCGGGCGAACTCTATCGCAACGGCGGCGCGAATTGGGATCGCGAGTATCGCAAGATGGCAAACTACTTTTTGAAACTGATGGCTACTGGCAAGGCACTCAGTGACGAGCAGATCGAAGCTTGCCGCGCAGTCATCGCCGAGCTCCCCGGCCTCGACGATGCAAATCTACTCGCGGAAATGGCGGTCGCCTGGGTGAAGCTCAATCCCCAACCGGTTCGACTCGGCAAAGTGACCTACGCGCGGTGA
- a CDS encoding 2-phosphosulfolactate phosphatase yields MDADQADFPIRFEWGEHGVDVLGSQCDVIVLVDVLSFSTCVDIATSRAAVVLPYTWNDERAERFAREQNALLATKDRRAAEGYSLSPQSLAQIPAGARLVLPSPNGATLSLRAARHAMTIAACLRNSSAVAEFVQQHGQTVAVIACGERWPDGNLRFAWEDLVGAGAVISQLSGNRSPEAQLAADAYQQAAGDLQQRLAACTSGRELIRRGFAADLEWAAALNASSSVPLLQDGCYRAAR; encoded by the coding sequence ATGGACGCAGATCAGGCAGACTTTCCGATTCGTTTCGAGTGGGGCGAGCACGGCGTTGATGTGCTGGGATCGCAGTGCGACGTCATTGTCCTGGTCGACGTCCTCTCCTTTTCAACATGCGTCGACATCGCTACTTCGCGAGCAGCCGTGGTGCTGCCGTACACTTGGAACGACGAGCGGGCGGAGCGATTCGCGCGTGAACAAAACGCGTTGTTGGCAACCAAGGACCGCCGGGCCGCAGAAGGCTATTCGTTGTCGCCGCAGTCGCTCGCGCAGATTCCCGCAGGAGCTCGCCTGGTCCTGCCTTCGCCCAATGGCGCGACATTAAGTTTGCGCGCTGCTAGGCACGCGATGACGATCGCTGCCTGTTTGCGCAACAGCAGCGCAGTGGCAGAGTTTGTCCAGCAGCACGGCCAAACCGTCGCCGTCATTGCCTGCGGAGAACGCTGGCCTGACGGCAATTTGCGTTTCGCCTGGGAGGATCTCGTGGGCGCCGGCGCTGTCATTTCCCAATTGAGCGGCAACCGCTCGCCCGAGGCGCAACTGGCAGCCGACGCCTACCAGCAGGCCGCAGGAGACTTGCAGCAACGGCTCGCGGCTTGCACTTCTGGCCGCGAGTTAATCCGCCGCGGATTCGCAGCCGACCTCGAATGGGCAGCCGCACTAAACGCGAGTTCATCCGTGCCACTGCTGCAAGACGGCTGCTACAGAGCTGCTCGCTGA
- a CDS encoding alpha/beta hydrolase — MQKCMFICGLILCSVAKLPAQEPEKGDAQTQQPDNRARPQQNDRPKRPGGFGGPIELGTDDKQIYADPPNSIIAKREDIPRGKLEMVEYDSKTVGTKRKMNVYTPPAYTQDKKYPVLYLLHGIGGDETEWQRFATPDRLFDNLIKDGKAVPMIVVMPNGRAQKNDRAEGNTFAAAPAFAVFERDLLDDVIPAIESRFSVQAGREHRALAGLSMGGGQSLNFGLSHLDTFAWIGGFSSAPNTKAPEELIPDAKKAKEQLKLLWLSCGNKDGLIRISQRMQRHLKQNDIPHVWNVDAHGHDGTHWRNNLYHFAQLLFNDDAAKAAQTPPTRREDAPPKAEVGPPSSAPPAGP, encoded by the coding sequence ATGCAAAAGTGCATGTTCATTTGCGGGTTAATCCTTTGCAGCGTCGCCAAACTTCCAGCTCAAGAGCCGGAGAAAGGCGACGCCCAAACCCAGCAGCCTGACAATCGCGCAAGGCCGCAACAAAACGATCGCCCCAAACGGCCTGGCGGCTTTGGCGGCCCAATCGAACTTGGTACCGACGACAAGCAAATCTACGCCGACCCGCCGAACAGCATCATCGCTAAGCGCGAAGACATTCCGCGGGGCAAGCTGGAAATGGTCGAGTACGATTCGAAGACCGTTGGTACGAAGCGCAAGATGAACGTCTATACGCCACCGGCTTACACGCAGGACAAGAAATATCCTGTGCTCTATCTACTGCATGGAATCGGCGGCGATGAGACGGAGTGGCAGCGTTTCGCAACTCCCGACAGGCTGTTCGACAACCTGATCAAAGACGGCAAGGCGGTGCCGATGATTGTTGTGATGCCTAACGGCCGCGCTCAGAAAAACGATCGCGCCGAAGGAAACACGTTTGCGGCGGCTCCCGCCTTTGCAGTTTTCGAACGCGACTTGTTGGACGATGTTATCCCAGCAATTGAGTCTCGCTTCTCCGTACAGGCAGGCCGTGAACATCGGGCACTGGCTGGGCTGTCGATGGGTGGCGGCCAGTCACTGAACTTTGGTTTGTCACATCTCGACACCTTCGCCTGGATTGGAGGTTTTTCTTCTGCCCCGAATACCAAGGCACCCGAAGAATTGATACCCGATGCCAAAAAAGCCAAGGAGCAACTCAAATTGCTGTGGCTGTCGTGCGGAAACAAGGATGGCTTGATCCGCATCAGCCAACGCATGCAACGTCACTTGAAGCAAAATGACATTCCCCACGTCTGGAATGTGGATGCCCACGGACACGATGGAACCCACTGGCGAAACAACCTCTATCACTTCGCTCAGTTGCTATTCAACGACGACGCCGCAAAGGCCGCGCAAACTCCGCCAACTCGTCGAGAAGATGCTCCACCGAAGGCAGAAGTCGGCCCTCCGTCGAGCGCGCCCCCGGCAGGGCCGTGA
- a CDS encoding DUF1598 domain-containing protein, which produces MLRRIGAWSVALAVGLMIGSLNGVVFAGGGFNNNNGFGNQVGGVWVNPQGQLASVPDAELAKLNLERLEAFNNPPAALKKPVELRKVSLKAIEEALQLNGKNTLGALPDEMRYLAGIQRIQYVLLYPETNDIVIAGPGEGWKLNGKGAMVGVTTGRPVLNLEDLVVAFRTVEAARRGQLSCSIDPTAEGRQRFEALMKTQKTFTQAVVPAIEEAFGDQAITVSGVPSTCHFACVLVAADYKMKRIGMKLEPSPVKGLSSYVDMAPAKVDNMMPRWWMACNYEPLGRSDDGLAWELRGTGVKVQTEDELVDNAAGTVRGSGKTSGPAQKWSEQFTAKYDELALKEPVFGDLRNIMDMCVIAALFHKEHLTTKAKCELPELTTSAGKALLGEANAPKKVPTQSSALKKGNNWIITASGGVSINSWEAADKSEVSPSAGATREKAKPVAGGPGEGLWWN; this is translated from the coding sequence GTGTTGCGTCGAATTGGTGCTTGGTCGGTCGCGCTGGCAGTGGGCTTGATGATTGGCTCGCTCAACGGCGTTGTCTTTGCTGGTGGTGGTTTCAACAACAACAATGGCTTCGGCAATCAGGTGGGTGGCGTGTGGGTCAATCCACAAGGCCAACTCGCCTCGGTGCCCGATGCCGAACTCGCCAAGTTGAACTTGGAGCGGTTGGAAGCGTTCAACAATCCGCCAGCCGCATTGAAGAAGCCCGTCGAGCTGCGCAAGGTTTCGCTGAAGGCGATTGAAGAAGCGCTGCAGCTGAATGGCAAGAACACCTTGGGCGCATTGCCCGACGAAATGCGTTACCTCGCCGGCATTCAACGCATTCAGTATGTGCTGCTCTACCCCGAGACCAACGACATTGTGATCGCGGGTCCCGGTGAAGGTTGGAAACTGAACGGCAAGGGTGCCATGGTCGGAGTGACGACAGGCCGCCCGGTGCTAAATCTCGAAGATCTGGTCGTGGCGTTTCGGACTGTCGAAGCAGCCCGGCGTGGTCAGCTGTCGTGCTCGATCGATCCTACTGCCGAAGGCAGGCAGCGATTCGAAGCGCTGATGAAGACACAGAAGACCTTCACCCAAGCAGTCGTTCCAGCCATTGAAGAAGCCTTTGGCGATCAGGCCATTACGGTCAGCGGCGTGCCGTCCACCTGCCACTTTGCCTGCGTTCTCGTCGCGGCCGACTACAAGATGAAGCGCATCGGCATGAAGCTAGAACCTTCCCCAGTGAAAGGTTTGTCCAGCTACGTCGATATGGCTCCGGCCAAAGTCGACAACATGATGCCTCGCTGGTGGATGGCCTGCAATTACGAACCTCTCGGTCGCAGCGACGATGGCTTGGCCTGGGAACTGCGTGGCACGGGCGTGAAGGTGCAAACTGAAGACGAGCTCGTTGACAATGCCGCCGGCACGGTCCGCGGCAGCGGCAAGACGAGCGGTCCGGCCCAAAAATGGAGCGAACAGTTCACCGCGAAGTACGACGAACTCGCTCTCAAGGAGCCGGTCTTCGGCGATCTGCGGAACATTATGGACATGTGCGTCATCGCTGCTCTCTTTCACAAAGAGCACCTGACTACAAAGGCCAAGTGCGAACTGCCGGAACTCACCACTTCGGCCGGCAAGGCTTTGCTCGGCGAGGCAAACGCGCCGAAGAAGGTACCGACGCAGAGCAGTGCTCTGAAGAAGGGCAACAATTGGATCATCACCGCTTCGGGCGGCGTTTCGATCAATAGCTGGGAAGCGGCCGACAAGAGCGAAGTTTCGCCCAGTGCCGGAGCCACGCGTGAAAAGGCCAAACCGGTCGCTGGCGGACCGGGTGAAGGCCTGTGGTGGAATTAA
- a CDS encoding DUF1552 domain-containing protein has product MSHYRTRREFLRSLGLGAAALPFVTGLTSLARAAETPRKQRIVIMFSPNGVVPDTFWPKEEGADFKLPESLSPLEKLRERTLVLHGVNDKVRGDGDNHMRGIGCLLTGVELFPGNIQGGSHTPAGWSSGISIDQEIKNFLQKSDATRTRFGSLEFGVMVPDRADTWTRMSYAAGNKPIAPIDDPYQMFNKLYGRQKDQESLRSVLDELQTDLKKISQHISSADKKLLDEQTTLVRELEQELQTAGPLTHAVPVLEQGIKEENDNIPQISKLNIELMINSFQADFARVATLQYTNSVGGARHRWLGIEEGHHEMSHEPDSNEKVQEKLTKINKWYCEQLAYLAQRLAETPEPDGHGSMLDNTTIVWTNELGKGNSHTLDNTPFVLVGNGLDFQMGQAKKLGKVAHNRLLLSFAHAFGHRIDKFGNPDFCKDGPLSL; this is encoded by the coding sequence ATGTCGCATTATCGCACCCGCCGCGAATTCCTCCGCAGTCTTGGTTTGGGCGCCGCCGCCCTGCCGTTTGTCACGGGGCTGACCAGTCTCGCGCGAGCTGCTGAAACGCCGCGGAAGCAGCGGATCGTGATCATGTTCAGCCCCAACGGAGTGGTGCCGGATACCTTCTGGCCGAAGGAAGAAGGGGCCGATTTCAAACTGCCAGAAAGCTTGTCGCCGCTCGAAAAACTGCGCGAGCGCACGCTGGTGTTGCATGGCGTGAATGACAAGGTTCGTGGCGACGGCGACAACCACATGCGCGGCATTGGTTGCTTGCTCACCGGCGTTGAATTGTTCCCCGGCAACATCCAAGGTGGCTCGCACACGCCGGCCGGTTGGTCGAGCGGCATTTCGATCGATCAAGAAATCAAAAACTTCCTGCAAAAGAGCGACGCGACTCGTACCCGCTTCGGCTCGCTCGAATTCGGCGTGATGGTGCCCGATCGCGCCGACACTTGGACCCGCATGAGCTACGCCGCCGGCAACAAGCCGATCGCACCGATCGACGATCCTTACCAGATGTTCAACAAGCTCTATGGTCGGCAGAAAGATCAAGAGAGCCTGCGCAGCGTGCTCGACGAACTGCAAACCGATCTGAAGAAAATCAGCCAGCACATCAGCTCGGCTGATAAGAAGCTGCTCGACGAACAAACCACACTCGTCCGCGAGCTCGAGCAAGAGCTACAAACGGCTGGCCCGCTCACGCACGCTGTGCCGGTTCTCGAGCAAGGAATCAAGGAAGAGAACGACAACATTCCGCAGATCAGCAAGCTCAACATCGAGCTGATGATCAACAGTTTCCAAGCCGACTTTGCTCGCGTGGCCACCCTTCAATACACCAACAGTGTCGGCGGCGCTCGCCATCGCTGGCTGGGGATCGAAGAAGGGCATCACGAGATGTCGCACGAGCCCGACAGCAACGAAAAGGTTCAAGAGAAGCTGACCAAGATCAACAAGTGGTACTGCGAACAGCTCGCCTATCTCGCGCAGCGCCTCGCTGAAACGCCGGAACCAGACGGCCACGGCTCGATGCTCGACAACACCACGATCGTGTGGACCAACGAGCTCGGCAAGGGCAACTCGCACACGCTCGACAACACACCGTTCGTGCTCGTCGGCAACGGCCTTGATTTCCAAATGGGCCAGGCCAAAAAGCTCGGCAAGGTGGCTCACAACCGCCTGCTCCTCAGCTTCGCCCACGCCTTCGGCCACCGCATCGACAAGTTCGGCAACCCCGACTTCTGCAAAGACGGCCCGCTGTCGCTGTAA
- a CDS encoding NUDIX hydrolase has translation MKFIRAKVVCILRNADRLLLIRATDPHDGRSFLIPPGGGVEFGETLEHAVRREIFEEVGIELSQVTRLAMSENIFQFAGRPEHELVFVYEAQCHDAVVCAQDEMVIRESNGETLPARWYTLTEVIGSGLPLFPDGLAELLSGE, from the coding sequence ATGAAGTTCATCCGTGCCAAGGTCGTTTGCATTCTTCGCAACGCCGATCGATTGCTGCTGATTCGCGCGACGGATCCGCACGATGGCAGATCTTTTTTGATTCCGCCCGGCGGTGGCGTCGAGTTTGGAGAGACGCTCGAGCATGCCGTTCGAAGAGAGATTTTCGAGGAGGTCGGAATTGAACTCTCGCAGGTGACGCGACTGGCAATGTCTGAGAATATATTTCAGTTTGCGGGCCGTCCGGAGCACGAGCTCGTTTTTGTCTATGAGGCCCAATGCCACGATGCCGTGGTTTGCGCGCAAGACGAGATGGTCATTCGCGAGAGCAACGGCGAGACGCTTCCCGCGCGGTGGTACACGCTCACCGAGGTCATTGGCTCCGGCCTCCCCTTATTTCCCGACGGCCTCGCGGAGCTGCTGAGCGGCGAGTGA
- a CDS encoding MarR family winged helix-turn-helix transcriptional regulator, which yields MQSNKIVRIHTFSVSPLTNWKFLMTAKDQLPLELRAAYLALHRCSDAQFAKLGVTADQFVLMAALSRGDALTQRDLAARMSSDPSTVRAMLVLLEKRGLVTRIAHPTDSRARTVALTEEGQHKFQQLWKAGQAIRDQMVDSLSAAETKLLVKLLERVSKSLADITMQSTAVSIGNEN from the coding sequence TTGCAGTCGAACAAGATCGTGCGTATACATACGTTTTCAGTCAGCCCACTGACGAATTGGAAATTTTTGATGACTGCGAAGGATCAATTGCCGCTTGAGCTCAGGGCAGCGTACCTGGCTTTGCATCGTTGCTCGGACGCGCAGTTTGCAAAACTCGGCGTGACAGCCGATCAGTTCGTGCTAATGGCGGCTCTCTCGCGAGGTGATGCGCTGACGCAGCGGGATTTAGCGGCGCGTATGTCATCCGATCCTAGCACCGTGCGAGCGATGCTCGTCCTACTGGAGAAGCGAGGCCTGGTCACACGCATCGCTCACCCGACCGATAGTCGCGCACGAACTGTTGCTCTGACCGAAGAGGGGCAGCATAAATTTCAGCAACTGTGGAAGGCGGGGCAAGCCATCCGCGATCAGATGGTGGACTCTTTGAGTGCCGCAGAAACGAAATTGCTCGTGAAGCTTTTGGAACGCGTCTCGAAGTCACTCGCAGACATCACGATGCAATCGACGGCCGTTTCAATTGGTAACGAGAATTGA
- a CDS encoding Gfo/Idh/MocA family protein, translating into MKTSRRTFFATTAAVGLTQLNGGSTFAQTKPKIKIGQIGTGHAHASKLSVYRASDDYEVVGVVESDDKQRARAEKAAVYKDLPWMTREQLLNTPGLQAVLIETQVADLLENAGHAIAAGKHVHLDKPAGASLPQYREILKQAEATKLLVQMGYMFRYSPAVLLMRKFLKEGWLGDLFEVHTVMSKVVGAGERDNLAQFPGGIMFELGCHVIDLVVSTLGKPDRVQAFARHSSTRADKLADNMLAVFEYPKATASVKSSAIEVDGGSRRHFVVCGTQGSFHIQPLDAPNVTYTLDRDQGEYKKGRHEIKFGNYPRYVGDAADMAKIIRGEKECDYSYAHDLAVQETLLRACDQKVD; encoded by the coding sequence ATGAAAACCTCTCGCCGAACTTTCTTTGCCACTACTGCCGCCGTTGGTTTGACTCAACTCAACGGCGGCTCGACTTTCGCTCAAACCAAGCCCAAGATCAAAATCGGGCAGATCGGCACGGGCCATGCGCACGCGAGCAAGTTGAGCGTCTATCGCGCGTCGGACGACTATGAAGTGGTCGGCGTCGTCGAATCCGATGACAAGCAGCGGGCTCGAGCGGAGAAGGCTGCGGTTTACAAAGACTTGCCATGGATGACCCGCGAGCAGCTACTGAACACGCCCGGCCTGCAAGCTGTACTGATTGAGACGCAGGTGGCTGATTTGCTCGAGAACGCTGGCCACGCCATCGCGGCTGGCAAGCACGTTCATCTCGACAAACCGGCCGGTGCATCGTTGCCGCAGTACCGCGAGATTCTGAAGCAGGCCGAGGCGACGAAACTGCTCGTGCAGATGGGCTACATGTTTCGCTACAGCCCGGCCGTGCTGTTGATGCGGAAGTTTCTGAAGGAAGGCTGGCTGGGCGATTTGTTCGAAGTGCATACCGTGATGAGCAAGGTCGTGGGCGCCGGCGAGCGTGACAATCTTGCGCAGTTTCCTGGCGGCATTATGTTTGAACTCGGTTGCCACGTGATCGACCTGGTCGTGAGCACGCTCGGCAAACCCGATCGCGTGCAGGCCTTTGCGCGACACTCGTCCACGCGGGCCGATAAGCTCGCCGACAACATGCTGGCAGTTTTTGAATATCCAAAAGCAACGGCTTCGGTCAAATCATCGGCCATCGAAGTCGACGGTGGTTCGCGGCGGCATTTCGTCGTCTGCGGGACGCAAGGTTCGTTTCACATTCAACCGCTCGACGCGCCGAACGTCACTTACACGCTTGATCGCGACCAGGGTGAATACAAGAAGGGTCGCCACGAAATCAAATTTGGCAATTACCCGCGCTACGTCGGCGATGCAGCCGACATGGCCAAGATCATCCGCGGCGAGAAAGAATGCGATTACTCGTATGCCCACGACCTGGCGGTGCAGGAAACGCTGCTGCGAGCCTGCGACCAGAAAGTTGACTAG